The Pseudomonas sp. R4-35-07 genome contains a region encoding:
- a CDS encoding ABC transporter substrate-binding protein, protein MKKLVLLGALALSVLSMQAFAEGKPLKIGIEAAYPPFASKAPDGSIVGFDYDIGNALCKQMDVKCTWVEQEFDGLIPALKVRKIDAILSSMSITEDRKKSVDFTTRYYLTPARLVMKEGTAVSDSLDELKGKKIGVQRGSIHDRFAKEVLAPKGATIVPYGTQNEIYLDVQAGRLDGTVADATLLQDGFLKTDAGKGYAFTGPAFTDVKYFGDGVGIAVRKGDKENLERINAAIAAIRANGEYKKIQDKYFDFDIYGADAK, encoded by the coding sequence ATGAAGAAACTCGTGCTGTTGGGCGCCCTGGCGCTGTCCGTGCTGTCCATGCAGGCTTTCGCTGAAGGCAAACCGCTGAAAATTGGTATCGAAGCCGCTTACCCTCCGTTTGCCTCGAAGGCGCCGGATGGCAGCATCGTCGGTTTTGACTACGACATCGGCAACGCCCTGTGCAAGCAGATGGACGTGAAGTGCACGTGGGTCGAGCAGGAATTCGACGGTCTGATCCCGGCGCTGAAAGTGCGCAAGATCGACGCGATCCTGTCATCCATGTCCATTACTGAAGACCGCAAGAAATCCGTGGACTTCACCACCCGCTACTACCTGACCCCAGCTCGCCTGGTGATGAAGGAAGGCACTGCCGTCAGCGACAGCCTGGATGAATTGAAAGGCAAGAAGATCGGCGTGCAGCGTGGTTCGATCCATGACCGTTTCGCCAAGGAAGTCCTGGCACCGAAGGGCGCCACCATCGTTCCCTACGGCACCCAGAACGAAATCTACCTGGACGTGCAAGCCGGTCGCCTCGACGGCACCGTGGCCGACGCCACCCTGCTGCAGGATGGTTTCCTGAAAACCGACGCCGGCAAGGGCTACGCGTTCACAGGTCCCGCGTTCACCGACGTCAAATACTTCGGCGACGGCGTAGGCATCGCGGTTCGCAAAGGCGACAAGGAAAACCTGGAGCGCATCAACGCCGCTATCGCCGCGATCCGTGCCAATGGCGAATACAAGAAGATCCAGGACAAGTACTTCGACTTCGATATTTACGGCGCTGATGCCAAGTAA
- the acs gene encoding acetate--CoA ligase, with protein sequence MSAASLYPVRPEVAANTLTDEATYKAMYQQSVVNPDGFWREQAKRLDWIKPFTTVKQTSFDDHHVDIKWFADGTLNVSYNCLDRHLVERGDQIAIIWEGDDPAESRNITYRELHEQVCKFANALRGQDVHRGDVVTIYMPMIPEAVVAMLACTRIGAIHSVVFGGFSPEALAGRIIDCKSKVVITADEGIRAGKKIPLKANVDDALTNPETSSIQKVIVCKRTNGTIKWNQHRDIWYEDLMKVAGTVCAPKEMGAEEALFILYTSGSTGKPKGVQHTTGGYLLYAALTHERVFDYRPGEIYWCTADVGWVTGHTYIVYGPLANGATTLLFEGVPNYPDITRVAKIVDKHKVNVLYTAPTAIRAMMASGTAAVEGADGSSLRLLGSVGEPINPEAWDWYYKNVGQSRCPIVDTWWQTETGGNMMSPLPGAHALKPGSAARPFFGVVPALVDNLGNLIEGAAEGNLVILDSWPGQARTLFGDHDRFVDTYFKTFRGMYFTGDGARRDEDGYYWITGRVDDVLNVSGHRMGTAEIESAMVAHPKVAEAAVVGVPHDIKGQGIYVYVTLIGGEEPTEQLRLELKNWVRKEIGPIASPDVIQWAPGLPKTRSGKIMRRILRKIATAEYDGLGDISTLADPGVVAHLIETHKTMNVA encoded by the coding sequence ATGAGTGCGGCTTCCCTGTACCCCGTTCGCCCCGAAGTAGCAGCCAACACGCTGACCGACGAGGCGACCTACAAGGCGATGTACCAGCAATCGGTGGTCAATCCCGATGGTTTCTGGCGCGAGCAAGCCAAGCGTCTTGACTGGATCAAGCCTTTCACCACGGTGAAGCAGACGTCGTTCGACGATCACCATGTCGACATCAAGTGGTTCGCCGATGGCACCCTGAACGTTTCCTACAACTGCCTGGACCGTCACCTCGTCGAGCGTGGCGACCAGATCGCGATCATCTGGGAGGGCGATGACCCTGCCGAGAGCCGCAACATCACGTACCGCGAGCTGCATGAACAAGTTTGCAAATTCGCCAACGCCCTGCGCGGCCAGGATGTGCATCGCGGTGACGTGGTGACTATCTATATGCCGATGATCCCCGAAGCTGTGGTCGCCATGCTCGCCTGCACCCGCATCGGTGCGATTCATTCCGTGGTGTTCGGCGGTTTCTCGCCGGAAGCCCTGGCCGGTCGCATCATCGATTGTAAGTCGAAGGTGGTGATTACTGCCGACGAAGGCATCCGCGCCGGTAAGAAGATTCCGCTGAAGGCCAACGTCGATGACGCGCTGACCAACCCGGAAACCAGCAGCATCCAGAAGGTCATCGTGTGCAAGCGCACCAATGGCACGATCAAGTGGAACCAGCATCGCGACATCTGGTACGAAGACCTGATGAAAGTGGCGGGCACCGTGTGTGCGCCCAAAGAGATGGGCGCCGAAGAAGCGCTGTTCATCCTCTATACCTCCGGCTCCACCGGCAAGCCGAAGGGTGTGCAACACACCACCGGCGGTTACCTGCTGTATGCAGCCCTGACCCATGAGCGCGTGTTCGACTACCGCCCCGGCGAAATCTACTGGTGCACCGCCGACGTCGGCTGGGTCACCGGCCACACCTATATTGTCTACGGCCCGCTGGCGAATGGCGCGACCACCTTGCTGTTTGAAGGTGTGCCGAACTATCCGGACATCACCCGGGTGGCGAAGATCGTCGACAAGCACAAGGTCAATGTCCTCTACACCGCGCCCACCGCGATCCGCGCCATGATGGCATCGGGCACCGCCGCCGTTGAAGGCGCCGATGGCAGCAGCCTGCGCCTGTTGGGCTCGGTAGGCGAGCCGATCAACCCGGAAGCCTGGGACTGGTACTACAAGAATGTCGGCCAATCCCGTTGCCCGATTGTCGACACTTGGTGGCAGACCGAAACCGGCGGCAACATGATGAGCCCGCTGCCGGGCGCCCATGCGCTCAAGCCGGGTTCGGCGGCGCGGCCGTTCTTCGGTGTGGTGCCGGCGCTGGTGGATAACCTCGGCAACCTGATCGAAGGCGCTGCCGAAGGCAACCTGGTGATCCTCGATTCGTGGCCGGGCCAGGCGCGTACGCTGTTTGGCGACCATGACCGTTTCGTCGATACCTACTTCAAGACCTTCCGTGGCATGTATTTCACCGGCGACGGTGCGCGGCGCGACGAGGACGGCTACTACTGGATCACCGGGCGTGTGGACGACGTGTTGAACGTGTCCGGCCACCGCATGGGCACGGCCGAGATCGAAAGCGCCATGGTGGCACACCCAAAAGTCGCGGAAGCGGCGGTGGTCGGCGTGCCGCATGACATCAAGGGGCAGGGCATTTATGTCTATGTCACTTTGATCGGTGGCGAAGAGCCGACCGAACAACTGCGCCTGGAGCTGAAAAACTGGGTGCGCAAGGAAATCGGCCCGATTGCCTCACCGGACGTGATTCAGTGGGCGCCAGGCTTGCCGAAGACGCGTTCGGGGAAAATCATGCGGCGGATTCTGCGCAAGATTGCCACGGCGGAGTATGACGGGTTGGGGGATATCTCCACCCTGGCCGACCCAGGGGTGGTGGCGCATTTGATCGAGACGCACAAGACCATGAACGTCGCGTAA
- a CDS encoding DUF2790 domain-containing protein has translation MKALLVLALSSLCATAALADEAPTELAGQNAPIVEDYTYSTHLDVAKVVSMSNIPEVCEVVPAKMEYEDSQGQRHILNYHVMGSGCSNG, from the coding sequence ATGAAAGCGTTATTAGTTTTAGCCCTCAGCAGCCTGTGCGCCACCGCCGCCCTGGCCGACGAGGCCCCGACCGAGCTGGCTGGCCAGAACGCCCCGATTGTTGAGGACTATACCTACAGCACCCACTTGGACGTCGCTAAAGTAGTCTCCATGAGCAACATCCCGGAAGTATGCGAAGTTGTACCGGCGAAGATGGAATATGAAGATTCGCAAGGTCAACGTCATATTCTTAATTATCATGTAATGGGTAGCGGCTGCTCTAACGGCTGA
- a CDS encoding ribonucleotide-diphosphate reductase subunit beta codes for MLSWDEFDKEEEEGEVATKGANAGHATEANMDRLDGAGAAAAIEARAVTANDSAAIVRAKAALDKLDVAEGLAELEGASARVAVDEKRMINCRADLNQLVPFKYDWAWQKYLDGCANHWMPQEVNMTADIALWKDPEGLTDDERRIVMRNLGFFSTADSLVANNLVLAVYRLITNPECRQYILRQAFEEAIHTHAYQYCIESLAMDEGEIFNMYHEIPSVAKKAAWGLKYTRSISDPKFETGTVDTDKELLRNLVAYYCVLEGIFFYCGFTQILSMGRRNKMTGVAEQFQYILRDESMHLNFGIDVINQIKIENPHLWDAEMKEEATQMILQGTQLEIEYARDTMPRGVLGMNAAMMEDYLKFIANRRLSQIGLKEEYPGTTNPFPWMSEIMDLKKEKNFFETRVIEYQTGGALSWD; via the coding sequence ATGCTGAGCTGGGACGAATTCGACAAAGAAGAAGAAGAAGGCGAAGTAGCCACCAAAGGCGCCAACGCCGGCCACGCCACCGAAGCCAACATGGACCGCCTCGACGGTGCTGGCGCTGCTGCCGCCATCGAAGCCCGCGCCGTCACCGCCAATGACTCCGCCGCCATCGTGCGCGCCAAGGCCGCCCTGGACAAACTCGACGTCGCCGAAGGCCTCGCCGAGCTCGAAGGCGCCTCCGCCCGCGTCGCCGTTGACGAAAAACGCATGATCAACTGCCGCGCCGACCTCAACCAACTCGTGCCCTTCAAGTACGACTGGGCCTGGCAGAAATACCTCGACGGCTGCGCCAACCACTGGATGCCGCAAGAGGTCAACATGACCGCCGACATCGCCCTGTGGAAAGACCCCGAAGGCCTGACCGACGACGAACGCCGCATCGTCATGCGCAACCTCGGCTTCTTCTCCACTGCCGACTCCCTGGTTGCGAACAACCTGGTGCTGGCCGTGTACCGCCTGATCACCAACCCGGAGTGCCGCCAGTACATCCTGCGCCAGGCCTTCGAAGAAGCGATCCACACCCACGCCTACCAGTACTGCATCGAATCCCTGGCCATGGATGAAGGCGAGATCTTCAACATGTACCACGAGATTCCATCGGTCGCCAAGAAAGCGGCCTGGGGCCTGAAGTACACCCGTTCGATCTCCGATCCGAAGTTCGAAACCGGCACCGTCGACACCGACAAGGAACTGCTGCGCAACCTGGTCGCCTACTATTGCGTGCTGGAAGGCATCTTCTTCTATTGCGGCTTCACCCAGATCCTCTCCATGGGCCGCCGCAACAAAATGACCGGCGTGGCCGAGCAGTTCCAGTACATCCTGCGCGATGAGTCGATGCACCTTAACTTCGGTATCGATGTGATCAACCAGATCAAAATCGAAAACCCGCATTTGTGGGATGCCGAGATGAAGGAAGAAGCGACCCAGATGATCCTGCAAGGGACCCAGCTGGAGATCGAATATGCGCGCGACACCATGCCACGCGGCGTTCTCGGCATGAATGCAGCGATGATGGAGGACTATCTGAAGTTCATCGCGAATCGTCGGTTGTCGCAGATTGGGTTGAAGGAAGAGTACCCAGGCACGACCAACCCGTTCCCGTGGATGAGCGAGATTATGGACTTGAAGAAAGAGAAGAATTTCTTTGAGACCCGTGTGATCGAGTATCAGACCGGCGGCGCGCTGAGCTGGGATTGA
- a CDS encoding HAD-IB family hydrolase, which yields MLEAGPVDAKVLSVFDFDGTLTHHDSFVPFLKFAFGTGAFYGRMVKLAVPGLRFLVRQISRDELKAQLIRTFMTGVEKAWVQRKAEEYCQRNWARLMRPAGVLSVEQELGSGAVVTLCSASPALVLQPFADRLGIRLIGTELEVVDGVLTGKLTGNNCRCENKVLRLEAVYGDLGEYRLRAWGDTRGDRELLAAAQDAHFRHFHAKKKRRARLQR from the coding sequence ATGCTCGAAGCCGGCCCCGTTGACGCCAAAGTACTTTCCGTCTTTGACTTCGACGGCACCCTCACCCACCACGACAGTTTCGTGCCCTTCCTCAAGTTTGCCTTCGGCACTGGCGCGTTTTATGGCCGGATGGTCAAGCTGGCGGTGCCGGGGCTGCGTTTTTTGGTGCGGCAGATCAGCCGAGATGAGTTGAAGGCGCAGTTGATTCGCACCTTTATGACCGGGGTGGAGAAGGCGTGGGTGCAGCGCAAGGCCGAGGAGTATTGCCAGCGCAATTGGGCGCGGTTGATGCGCCCGGCGGGTGTGTTGTCGGTGGAGCAGGAGTTGGGCTCGGGGGCGGTGGTGACGCTGTGTTCGGCGTCGCCGGCGCTGGTGTTGCAGCCGTTTGCCGATCGGCTGGGGATCCGCTTGATCGGGACTGAGCTTGAGGTGGTCGACGGGGTGTTGACCGGTAAGCTCACCGGGAATAATTGCCGCTGTGAAAATAAGGTGCTGCGGCTTGAGGCGGTGTATGGGGATTTGGGCGAGTATCGGCTGCGGGCCTGGGGCGATACGCGCGGAGATCGGGAGTTGCTGGCGGCGGCGCAGGATGCGCATTTTCGGCATTTTCATGCGAAGAAGAAAAGGCGGGCCCGGTTGCAGCGGTGA